From Pseudomonas putida, one genomic window encodes:
- a CDS encoding class I SAM-dependent methyltransferase, producing MPSPEAALRLSWQQNAQRWIEAVRSGAIESRRQVTDQAMLFAILGRQPERVLDLGCGEGWLLRALADRGIDATGVDGDAALVEAARKAGSPKVHLASYQQLCDGAVQIGRGYDLICSNFALLHQDIIPLLVAINALLAPGGALVIQTLHPWSQAHGDYQDGWREESFAGVAGKWQPMPWYFRTLASWLNALDMAGFRVVSLQEPQHPQSTAPQSLLLVADRAG from the coding sequence ATGCCCTCACCTGAAGCAGCGCTGCGCCTTAGCTGGCAGCAAAACGCCCAGCGCTGGATCGAAGCCGTGCGCAGCGGGGCTATCGAAAGCCGGCGGCAAGTCACCGATCAAGCCATGCTGTTCGCGATACTGGGCCGCCAGCCTGAGCGCGTTCTGGACCTGGGGTGTGGTGAGGGGTGGCTGCTGCGCGCCTTGGCCGACCGCGGCATCGATGCCACCGGGGTGGATGGCGACGCCGCGCTGGTTGAGGCAGCACGCAAAGCAGGCTCGCCGAAGGTGCACCTGGCCAGCTACCAGCAACTGTGCGATGGCGCGGTCCAGATCGGTAGGGGTTATGACCTGATCTGCAGCAACTTCGCCTTGTTGCATCAGGACATCATCCCGCTGCTGGTGGCGATCAACGCGCTGTTGGCCCCTGGCGGCGCGCTGGTGATCCAGACACTGCACCCCTGGAGTCAGGCGCACGGGGATTACCAGGATGGCTGGCGTGAAGAGTCGTTTGCCGGGGTAGCCGGGAAGTGGCAACCCATGCCGTGGTATTTCCGCACCCTGGCCAGTTGGTTGAACGCGTTGGACATGGCAGGTTTCAGGGTGGTGAGCTTACAAGAGCCGCAACACCCACAAAGCACAGCGCCGCAGTCATTGTTACTGGTGGCTGATCGGGCGGGTTGA
- a CDS encoding YbhB/YbcL family Raf kinase inhibitor-like protein — translation MNLKPWLLAALLPCTALAAGSDSGALSISSSSFTDGGVIALQQVGPDPACGAGEERTPQLSWMNLPAGTRSLALVMFDPDGAKGIGVVHWVAYNIDPELGSLKEGKYALTTKGVTVGRNSRGTLTYRGPCPPAGDNPHHYALTLIATDIPIGILPEGLDRNGLMELLQGHALGAQSLVGKYGH, via the coding sequence ATGAACCTCAAACCCTGGCTGCTCGCCGCGCTGCTGCCCTGCACCGCCCTGGCTGCGGGCAGCGACTCCGGTGCGCTGTCGATCAGCTCATCGTCGTTCACCGATGGGGGCGTCATCGCCCTGCAGCAGGTCGGGCCCGACCCGGCCTGCGGCGCGGGCGAGGAGCGTACCCCGCAGTTAAGCTGGATGAATTTGCCTGCTGGCACGCGCTCGCTGGCTTTGGTGATGTTCGACCCGGACGGCGCCAAGGGTATCGGGGTGGTGCATTGGGTCGCTTATAACATCGACCCTGAGCTGGGTAGCCTCAAAGAAGGCAAGTACGCCTTGACCACCAAGGGTGTGACCGTGGGCCGTAATTCGCGCGGCACCCTCACCTACCGCGGGCCGTGCCCACCAGCCGGGGACAACCCGCACCACTATGCCTTGACCCTGATAGCCACGGACATACCCATCGGCATCTTGCCCGAGGGGCTGGATCGCAATGGCCTGATGGAGTTGCTGCAAGGGCATGCATTAGGTGCGCAGAGCCTGGTTGGCAAGTATGGACATTGA
- a CDS encoding MFS transporter codes for MSARLLAMALAPLLGLFIIALGNGFMSSLTTLRLGAAGESATMIGIVSSSYFLGLTLGAIFNDRLILRIGHIRAYSSFAALIAATILLQGLFYDTTWWSILRLINGWAAVGVFLVIESWLLLAGDAKIRGRLLALYMIAFYGAGVIAQAGLGEITHLGDSAPFMLAGMLAALSVLPIVILPRVSPLLDQVEPLKPRQLLGVAPSGLVGCFGSGVAIAGIYALLPLYLQRIGLDVGEVGNMMAWVILGAMLLQYPVGRWSDRKDRQDVLIALAALCVVLSLITVFLPSQSPLLPVMLFLLGGGVFALYPVAVSHAADRAPSDALVPMIQGLLLINSLGSAMAPLAISPAMTEFGEAGLFWAFAVVNLGMVCFFLWRRGKRPAAEHPAPFTASTTFSPTGAELRVTEDLKQAAQEHPPLEPTEAPAPGVNAH; via the coding sequence ATGTCTGCGCGTTTGCTGGCCATGGCGCTGGCGCCCCTGCTCGGGCTGTTCATCATTGCCCTGGGCAACGGTTTCATGTCTTCCCTGACTACCCTGCGCCTTGGCGCTGCCGGTGAATCGGCAACGATGATCGGTATCGTTTCGTCGAGCTACTTCCTGGGCCTGACCCTGGGCGCAATCTTCAACGACCGGCTGATCCTGCGCATCGGCCATATCCGCGCCTACTCTAGCTTCGCCGCGCTGATCGCCGCGACCATCCTGCTGCAGGGCCTTTTCTACGACACCACCTGGTGGTCGATCCTGCGCCTGATCAACGGCTGGGCTGCAGTCGGCGTGTTCCTGGTGATCGAGAGCTGGCTGCTGCTGGCGGGCGACGCGAAGATCCGCGGCCGGTTGCTGGCGCTGTACATGATTGCCTTCTACGGCGCCGGGGTGATTGCCCAGGCCGGTTTGGGCGAAATCACGCACCTGGGTGACAGCGCACCGTTCATGCTGGCCGGCATGCTGGCCGCATTGTCGGTGCTGCCGATCGTGATCCTGCCGCGGGTATCGCCGCTGCTGGACCAGGTCGAACCGTTGAAGCCACGCCAGTTGCTGGGTGTGGCGCCGTCCGGGCTGGTCGGTTGCTTCGGTTCGGGCGTGGCCATCGCCGGGATCTACGCCTTGCTGCCGCTGTACCTGCAGCGCATCGGCCTGGACGTGGGCGAAGTCGGCAACATGATGGCCTGGGTGATCCTGGGCGCCATGCTGTTGCAGTATCCGGTGGGGCGCTGGTCCGACCGCAAGGACCGCCAGGATGTGCTGATCGCCCTGGCAGCGCTGTGCGTGGTGCTGTCGCTGATCACCGTGTTCCTGCCCTCGCAGTCACCGCTACTGCCGGTGATGCTGTTCCTGCTCGGTGGTGGGGTGTTCGCGCTGTACCCGGTTGCGGTCAGCCATGCGGCCGACCGGGCCCCGTCCGATGCACTGGTGCCGATGATCCAGGGCCTGCTGCTGATCAACTCGCTGGGGTCGGCCATGGCCCCGCTGGCGATTTCGCCGGCGATGACCGAGTTTGGCGAGGCGGGGCTGTTCTGGGCCTTTGCCGTGGTCAACCTGGGTATGGTGTGCTTTTTCCTCTGGCGCCGCGGCAAACGCCCAGCGGCGGAGCACCCGGCACCGTTCACCGCCTCGACCACGTTCTCGCCGACTGGCGCAGAATTGCGCGTGACCGAAGACCTGAAGCAGGCGGCGCAGGAGCACCCGCCGCTGGAGCCAACAGAGGCTCCGGCCCCAGGCGTCAACGCCCACTGA
- a CDS encoding AEC family transporter, with amino-acid sequence MLASLFAVLAPVFIVAGIGYAWARKGLDYPTAFVARMVMTVGTPSLVLSTLSRTELDPAAFTSMAMACLLCTLAMAVGGWLVCRASGHHWRVLVPAFMFPNTGNMGLPISLYAFGEHGLALAVAFFLTLSIVQFTLGMAISGTAASFKALLRNPIVISLAGAMPIIFLDFELPRWLANTADLLGGMSIPLMLLTLGVSLASIRAQHIASGLVLGGVRIVLGAGVGWAVGMALGLEQMERAVLMLQSAMPVAVFNYLMAVRANREPEQVANLVMCSTVLSFAWLPLVLAWWL; translated from the coding sequence ATGCTCGCTTCACTGTTCGCCGTTCTGGCCCCGGTCTTCATCGTCGCCGGCATCGGCTACGCCTGGGCCCGCAAGGGCCTGGATTACCCCACCGCATTCGTCGCGCGCATGGTCATGACCGTGGGCACGCCTTCGCTGGTGCTGTCGACCCTCAGCCGTACCGAACTGGACCCGGCAGCTTTCACCAGCATGGCAATGGCCTGCCTGCTGTGCACCCTGGCGATGGCGGTGGGCGGCTGGCTGGTGTGCCGCGCCTCGGGCCATCACTGGCGCGTGCTGGTGCCGGCGTTCATGTTCCCCAACACCGGCAACATGGGCCTGCCCATCAGCCTGTATGCCTTCGGTGAGCATGGGCTGGCGTTGGCGGTAGCGTTCTTCCTTACCCTGTCGATCGTGCAGTTCACGCTGGGCATGGCCATCTCCGGTACGGCAGCCTCGTTCAAGGCGCTGCTGCGCAACCCCATCGTCATCAGCCTGGCTGGGGCCATGCCGATCATCTTCCTGGACTTCGAACTGCCGCGCTGGCTGGCCAATACGGCAGACCTGCTCGGTGGCATGTCGATTCCGCTGATGCTGCTGACCCTGGGCGTATCGCTGGCGAGCATCCGCGCGCAGCACATCGCCAGCGGCCTGGTGCTGGGCGGCGTGCGCATCGTGCTGGGGGCGGGTGTGGGTTGGGCAGTGGGCATGGCGCTGGGGCTGGAGCAGATGGAGCGGGCGGTGCTGATGCTGCAGTCGGCCATGCCGGTGGCGGTCTTCAACTACTTGATGGCGGTGCGCGCCAACCGTGAGCCGGAGCAGGTGGCCAACCTGGTGATGTGCTCGACCGTGTTGTCGTTTGCCTGGTTACCGCTGGTGCTGGCCTGGTGGCTTTGA